The following is a genomic window from Episyrphus balteatus chromosome 1, idEpiBalt1.1, whole genome shotgun sequence.
CTATAAATTGCAGTCAAACGTTCGTTGACAAAACATCTTGAACAAATTAAAGGTTTCTACATCAAGAGAGTCCATCGAAATTTTCAATATCGAAAATGATCGATATTTTTCTAACAGTcatttaagttaaatttaaggaaaagtatttaaattccTTTCAAAATTgcttagaaacaaaaaacattgaaactcaaaattctaaaaaaataaccattttatttttttttacgtgtGTAAAATTATCAAATTGTCTTACAATTTCCTTTATGGATTAAAATCAagaatttgtattttgttgattATGGTTTCGTTTTGATCGAAAACCTCGTAAGCGATATTTTAggcttttgtgatttttttttaaactagtgttTCGAATAGTAAAAAAGAAacttatttttcgaaaattacggGAACTAAAAtcgataacttaaaaaaaaaatttaatcgaatAAGCGATCAATCAAATATGGggaaattctttattttaaatatcgagaattgtataaaaaaaaattatcgacaCATGGAAAATCGATGAAATCGATAATAATTGATGACAATCAATGGTGAAAGCTTTGATGGCAGAAACTTTTGAAAGACCTCTtcatctctttaaaaaaaaaaactcaaccatcgaaataaatcgaaaaatatcgatagtttaaaaatagttattatTAATAACTATAAATGGGAGACATATCTATAGATTATGTAGTTCTCATTTTCTGTATAgggataaaataataaacaaccTTTAGTTAGGGATGTTTCACCCATTAATTAacttaaaaacaactttttgaaaaagatctTCCTGTCTTTATTTCAATTCAGTTCAAAATGAACCTTTGTGTGAAAATGACTCGAAACTAGTTAGTACAACAAATATCACAGAACAATATTTTTAGAAGTTCCTTATATTTCAAAGACTTTTTTGTATAAAGGTTctaaaaaagtgaaaacaaaaaataaatgcatataTGCAAAATTCAGCATTCAACGAAAATTTGAGGATtagaattaattgaaaaaagaattattgtttttaattttgtatgttaaaaaaaaaaattgtcctatATTCCCAACACCTCAACTAATTTCCGTCGTTCAAAACTGATCTTGTCCAActattaaacattttgtttggGTTTCGAGAATGTGTATGTAAATGGTCCATGAATATACATAAAAAAGGGTATGATACAAGAATTGTATGCGTGTGTGGATGTAAGTTGTAtgataattattgttttttgtagcttttcctttaaaaaaattgtgatttttttttaattacatacaaattttctaaaaaataataaaaaaaaatatatatttctattcTAAAAAACAGTCATTTAATTTACCTAAAAGTCtctttgcgaaaaaaaaaacgtaattatATAAATATGTTTTGCCAAAACTGTCTctgtcaaaaaagttataattttttcttacgtttttttttttaaatttaatttttaatttgatgatcttattttttttttgctcgatTTCTCTCATGTGTGTGAGGGTTGTAAgagtgtgtgtatgtgtgttactttttttaaattctcatctacattttttagttttaaaaactaattttatttattatttttttcttttaattttagagttatttttataaaataattaaagcatgagaaaaaaaaaattaaatttaaaaaagagttttttttgttttgttttatttgtttatcaaaatcattttttgtttatatttacttTATATTTAATGGTTAGTCTCaagaatttaactttaattttttgttttttgtttcgtatatatttttttgtgtgtgagtttcattgtttttctttaagtctctgtttattttattttatttatttttgttttgggggAAGAGGGtttatataaatgtatgtatgttctttttttttactttattttttgttgagagAGAATATTGCTAAAAACTGTTTATATTGTTCTatggttatttttgttttgttttttttattttcttgagttttgttttgtttgacaaAAAACTGCGTGTATGCGtgagttaattttgttttaatgagaATCTTTAAGactattacattatttttttgtttttcttgcttTGTTGGTAACGCTgcttgtattttgttttttatttatacttaAACAATatgtttacttttaaaaaaatgtataaacgttttttttttcgttataatataatttgtattaattttttgtttttaatttatttttgtattattatcatattttttttttattaattaattatatatttgcaatggttttttttttcttttgttttatatattttatttgtttaatccTGTGGTGATGCAACGGatgttgctgttgctgctgcagctactgttgttggtgttggtgcGGCGACGGCTTGCTGTTATGTGAGGTCTTGCGGTGAATCTATTGAGAATAATTCTTTGTACAATGCCGGAAACACTAGATTTGTGTGTTCTTGTTTGAATTTACTCAGCGCATCCATGTGCATTATTGAcagttcactaaaaaaaatgataaaaaaattagtaattcatttaattattaatacatttttattttattttttattttaattctatttttataattttttttttattttaatttaattttttaatttgttatttaaaataatacatacatttttatttaattttttattttaattctatttttaattttacatataattaattattttattttattttatttttttttctaatttaaaaaataattttttttttgatttcttatttttttttatatttttttttttacttaccgGAAGGTTGGTATTTTATTTAACAGCGTATCCAGCACTGTAACGTCACCCTTTAATGGTGCATGATTGGCTTCAAGCTCTTGTCTAATGGCATTCATACTCAGATTGAATAGCCTCTGAATTTCTGTATTTCCACGAACACCATttcgttctaaaaaaaaaaataaattgtacaaaatttattagaaaactgttataaaaataaactatttgattttttttgcatatttactAATATACTTACCCGGCCACAACAGCACTAAACTTTGATATAAAGCCAATTCAGTTTCAGTCAGTTTCAATTCGGCAATTGATTTTGCTGTCTCAAAGATACACGACACTAATCGCATCTCATACGAATCGGAAGTGTAAAAGGCTTCTTGCGGCAGCATTACATCACCGTATAATACGGCATTCTGTGAGAGATCTAACAGACGTGACATACGTACGATCGCTAACTCAAACGATCCAGTTTTTAATAGAAGaatctgaaagaaaaattattattttaataaaagttttttaagtaTGTATGTTTTTGGGAGATAAATTGGTCTgcaatatatttttaagaacttttgtACTGGCAACCTTATTTTGAAACTCACTTTGACGTGATATTTAGTGTAAACCTTATTCTTGGTTTCAATCCCAAATACGGGCTTATAAGGGTATTTTATGGGAtgaatttttggtattttctaagaaaaaaattgttttacagtaaCTCTCTCTCTGCAAAGtcgatgatttaaaaaaaacggttccttTGGTATGCATTtatcatgttaatgttaatttctccgttaatacttatgatagaaacttaattaattaattaatgtcttgatttttagaagaaatgctattctttgtaactgcatttaaaaaatgttaaccctttcgaacccaagctatgaaaatcaatattaaaaaatgttttttcggtattatcgggtcaaaaacatcacaactaagaattatgattagcaaaaagttattttccaaaataataaatagcaaaactagtgtgttattctcatgttacatgtaagtaacatgcacagcttatgaccaccaaaaaaagtcggagaactgagaaaataactttttatgaaactataatgtatgctacttcttctaagcaaaaaaacaaaacactttctgcattaacattttttatatctttttttcaaaattatgaccatacctatataataaaattttttttttgcaaaaaaaaaactgtgaattTCTGTCTCTtttacgattaaaaaaaaattaaaggtatgatatttgactaactttttgtaataatccagtaacttggtattattatctttcaattaagccatcgaaaccttaaaaattgtttaatttaatattttttacgaatttttaaaaaaatgttacatgagagtaacactgggtccgaaagggttaatatctttttttattgctcagatattagTTTTGAAAtggtattcttttttctaaccaatgataatttttgactttggggccgattttctatgataaaaaccataaaacccagttttgatatATGAAagacggttttgttttttttttgataaaaattattactatacagtatacagggtgtcctacAGTCACCGCCTCAAATGAAAACCATGCATTCCTgaagtcattttaagtcgaaaaacttaattGGCAATTTTCTCCTTTTCGTTCCGTTTTCGAGttagggtagagttgctagtAGCCGGCCCCTAAGGATTTTgtctcaaaaaataaagcatagaaacgtcaaatatcaacattttcaaataattcttgaaataatttttcggtatatttaaaaaaaaagttaataatatttcccaaaaatattttatttaagttttttgtctaaaaaagtccgattctcctaaatccggcctttgtttcctattttcggcCATCTAGTGTCCTATTTCCGGCAACTGACTTTATTAggtcaagcttaaataaattgaatgttttttagttaaatctttgtattttaagaatttagaaacaattttgattgttaataagttataacattaaatgattgaaaaatgtatctatttttccccattttttttaacttttatcaataaaagggggaatacaggaaactcttgaatttcaaagctttttttgtgttctatctCCGGCCCCCCCTTAAAACTACACAAAATTCGCATCTTTTTCCtgtttaaaacatattttatttgaagaataatatatatttaataagaaaaacaacatttcaaagcattagctcgaaaattgtttccacaaaacactagctgtgtttttttgtttatctatatagattttgtgcaaaaaaacgacatcgagatttttgaaatcaaaacaatttacgtgttaaaacaacaaacactttatctgtatagatttttggaaaattcagataattatccagattttactctttctctcgataaaaacagtagtaccaaagtagtttaattgttgtgttcatacagaaatatctgaaaatattaacaaaaaaaaaaaaaaagcggagaaaactaggtttgaaaaaaactctcatagaaaaaaataatcaaaaatttgtttgacatggttgcattgaaatgttaatatctcgagatgtacgcaatgcacttttcagataaaagtcttaaatggatcctgataagattgttgaacagatatgtatataaaattaccaaagttttttcgaaaaattagaaataaaaataaaaaagttttcacatttgattttcaaaaaatcgaaaataattcaatatggctacattcaaacgcttataacacaagaacgacgcaactaatgttaatggtcatggtcttaaaatgtagctaagaatatacagataatttttggttttttgtgaaaaaaaaatctttgaatccaacatggatgccatggccatatgaaaatttttgtttgcatccaacatggatgtaatggccttcccacttcggagttaaaataaaaaaaaaaacaaaagcaacatttttgacagacagctgccaaagtatatgtacagtggtgccaaatgtttgcatcgatttcaaaaatctcgatgtcgtttttttgcacaaaatctatatagataaacaaaaaaacacacctactaATTACGATAGCGGGTTTCGgcagtaaaattacaaaaaaaccatacccgattggatcacttcacaaaaagttaatttttctaagaaaactgaataacaagaataataagaatattgttattttaggagggacatttaaaagaacagcataagagcaaaaattttgaataaatcctacaaattttttttgttaaattcactcagtttgtttatttttttttaaattactttcagtattttttttatttttgaaactaaactaaattattttttaactttctcaCTATTCTCCGAAGGTtgtatcttttattttattgttaaaaataaattcgatTAAAACGCTAATATATCAATATTTCTTAAGATTAAACCGTAAGCAGCTGTTCTTCAAAAAATTACTACGCATACCagggttgaaaaaaaatcattttttttactatgcaTTTGGTTTgaataacaaattgaaaaaatatttattgcaaataaaaaataatttacattaATAAAACttgatgcaaataaaaaatttctgcactgaaaaaaaaaaataaattgcacgactggggtcgcacgtacttgctcttatgcttaaagtaactataatgttaaagctttttattcaagaaatttaaaatttgatattttgaagaaatttcataagtagaataaaaaaattaaatctgtttttataattaataaaactccgttttaaaatatcttaaaaaaaaaacaaatatgccattttatttctcgtataaaaagatatttttagaaaaaaaattttgaaaattgtaagagccgttttttaaaaaaataattttttatatataaaatttttttaacatttttcaaaaaaaaagttggtatgccattttgaagaaataattaatttacacataaaaactaaatttcaaaatttttcattgatccgttttcaaaaaattgatttttcaaaaaaaaatattgttttttttttttaaaaaccaaaaatgcgttttttgaaaattttctaaaattttaatattatctttacttacacacttttgtgtaaaaattttcatttaaatcgggttaattttgtacgagatattcagaaacgaaaaaaaccgttctatgacaggtaccgttaataacggtacaaaaaatattttttttatttaaaaagttggcccttatgtgtagtactacacacaaaaattttaatcaaaatcgttagagccgtttttgaaaaaaattaccttttctatttccgttatatggcaggtaccgttagttttggtcataaaaaaaaaatttcaatttcccctctagggaatcaccaaaaactgctaactaccaagtttgaagaaaatcacttcactcgtttaggctgcagctccagatagagacagacagacagacagacagaattgccggacccacttttttggcattttccatcatcgtaatgtaatgttcgattttttttacgaatcctaaacttgccctatagtacctatatcgcaagtaaaaaattgcaataaaaaataatttacattaaaaaaacttgatgcaaataaaaaatttctgcactgaaaaaaaaaaaaatcaatgcaaaatgtgtgtactgtgcattaaaaatattttttttttaatatttcaatttcttacaatttttactATTTGTCCATACATTTGCTATTTCATCAATAATATTGAACCAATGTGAGgtcaaaattataagaaattttacgaatattgaaagatatttagtgcaaacattttgcattgattttttttttcaatgcagaaaaatttttttgtttgcaattacaattttttcttaatgcaggatatttttatttgcaataaagatgttatttttaattcaaatattttttatttgcataagcgttttatttttaatgcaataacttttttaccgaattttttcaaatgcattttttttttaattgatattaattTGTCCAACCTTGGCACATACACACTATAAAGTTAAACTTACCTGATCGTCCTGACTTAATCGCATAAAACCAGGTATCAGTTTAGCAAATTCGATTATGTTTTGTATCATTTGTGTTAGCTTTTCAGCGCAGTCTAGCCAAAGTTCCTCTTGGCCGAGATTTTTATAGTAAAGTATTCGCGTTACatcctaaaaatttaaaaaatttcaagaaaaacttaagaaacaattaaaaaaaccatCGTACCTGTGGCTTTCTGAACATTTCATGCACAATTTctaattttgtatttgtgtttGCATGAGCTTCCGCCAATGTCTTTATCAGGACTTCGTTAATATCGCCATCggctataaaagaaaaaaaaaaaaaaacattggaaATTGCCAATTAAAGGACCaaactttttctcaaaataatCAAAGTTTCATCAAAATTGGAATCAAAAAAGCATCAAACTTTACAACTTTTTCTGGTTCTTTGCTAGAAATCAAAAAATGGTAGAAACTCTGAatacaaaatgaaacgaaaataaGCAAATGGAACTAAGGAATCAAAAATGAACAACATGCAGCagatataaaaataagaaaacaaaaatacaagaaaGAACGTATGAACTTCAGAGGAAACTAtaaataacggtattttgttcgaataagttttttttcttttttgtgatCAAAGTTTTTCAATGgccaatattgttttttatttttgaaaaagagagattttttttttgacaaaaaaaaacttaaaagattTCCATCATGAGAGATTCTAAAACCACtcttgtgttgtttttttccaACCAACGCCTTACCCCATCTCGAATCACAGGAACTTTCATCGTCAATGAAACTAACTTGGGTCATTTGTGACGCTGCCGTTACGGAAATGGCGAAGGTGGCATTTTGTTGCGCTAGGGGCTGCTGTGGATGTGGATgatgttgctgttgttgctgatgttgttgttgttgctgctgttgttgttggttgttaTTGACAACTGTTGTGGTAGTAGTGGCAGGATGTGATGATGCTGAATGATGGTGTGAAGAGGCTTGAGACTGGGGCTGATGATGATCTGACgatggatgatgatgatttgaATGAGTATTACCGACGACAGTATTACcactaacaacaacaacactatTTCCAGTAACTACATCAGCAGCCCCATTGTTACTATTTGTATTGCTTGTCGCACTACCTATGCCAGCGCTGCCTCCGGTACTGGGATTTGAATCGGTATGACAGCAGTCCGATGGAGTGCCGCGTCTTAATGAGTTATTGCCTAAAAACGTGTATGGTTTTCAAGGTTTTATGtgtcttttctatttttttttgatttgtttttgtttttgtagttttcttacaaattaaaaataaaaacagggagaataattgaaaaatttgggAGTAAAATTTTGAGCAGGGCTgtcctatttttttcaaaggaatattttggaaaaaaaactcaaaaaaataaaaaaagtattttgtttttgagaaaataaatatataaaaacaaggTCCTAATACAATCACGGTAACTCTGTGTTGTGATTCGAGATGGTCGTATTGTTAGGTGTTGCCATTTGatcctttatatttttatttttttactggaggaaaatttttatttacatcaAAACAATATATCTCTGAACAACTTAATTGCTAGCAATGATGGTATTGGATCATGATAATGTTAATGAATGGGAGTTAATGTGAATGAAAAGGACACAAATTTTGCTTAGCGGTTAATCTTGAAGGGTGCAAATGAACaagtgaacaaaattttgttttttttttcaggattattttcaaatttttgttgtaatttcaaaGGCTTAAGCGGACCCCTATTCtattcaaaaatatacaaatcgtTGCACTGCATTAAGGtacccattttaatttttttattaattttaattttaatttaatttaaatttttgaatgacaacaaaaaaagaatgattgagtatttttttgttgacattttagtgttcatgtattagtgcttctgattttaaatcgagaagagaatttctcttctgagaagcgttctgtctgtcagttttgtgcgaataaaacactttcagaaggtttctgaatgattccggacgcttccggagagccaatcgaaaacgccattaatttttctttttttcaaaaaaaaaatatttttgactgattcccaggcgttagaagtcgaaatttCTGATAAGTGCTGGGAAAAAAGCCTTAAAGCaatgttttactgttttttataacggttcaaattattttttttcgtattcctcatcaaatttaccataaaaaccgtgcttttatattgctcaattcttcttaaattgataaaagaaaaataatttttaaaaaagatcgtaccaaaaaaaaagtgaaggaaaaatggggCAGGGTACTATATCTTCGGCGCCAAGATTTGATAactgtattttgtagaggagttaaatatgataattttttactatgggaggggtggtctatctggctctgtttaggcgggaatggcaattttctaaaaaatgactttgaataataaaaaaatattaaaaatcaatggcaacacttacagttatgaatgatacctttttcaaaagctagaactgtacactttattttaattttgaagtaaagttatttcaatcaattttttttgaaataatcgatttaaaagtaaaaaattgggaaaaaaagtttaaaaaaaaaacactaaatactatttttgtcaagattgtggataaaataaagtgtcacaattgattccttatcaaatactaaaGTTAATGTGTTTtaatgctttctagtttttgagaaaattgaaaaataaaaaaaattctttttatcagattaaattttttatggctgttttcgatatttttgctaccatcaaaaaatatatccgatattcaatattataaggcgctgcatcaacaacaacatcattgAAAAATGTggatagttttcaaaataaaatttcttggaaCCAGAAGTACGATCTCGAGTAGGtctgataaaaaataatttttgttatttttcaattttctcaaaaactggaAAGCATTAAAACACatggacttcagtatttgataaggaatcaattgtgacaatttattttatcagccatttttttgtattgtaatccacaatctTGACCAAAATAGTATTTAgtgtgttttaaaaacttttttttcccaattttttacttttaaattgattatttcaaaaacaattgattgaaataacttcacttcaaaattaaaataaaatgtacagttctagcttttgaaaaagttatcattcataactgtaagtgttgccattgatttttaatattttttttattatttaaagtcattttttagaaaaacctTTTGATTTAACAACGTTTTTGCATATAAATCACTTAAAATCAATGTGTcttcactttgattttaaaattcttgTTTTCGACGTAGAACAGTTAAATGAAAGTGTTTTTTACTGAACTCAattgttttttccttttatattatacatatacataatatattatacagatccttttcatttttaatttatttgtttggtggttcaaaaaaaataagctaAGTGCAACAGCTCGAAAATATTCGTCCAGGAACCAGTTTAAAAGAGAAATATGAGTTTAGTGTCATTTccataattcaaatttttcaaaaatcatttttcaagaCCCTTGTTTAGGAGACACGATCAAAGCTTAGAcgagtcacaaaaaaaaaaaaaattgtaaggtgTCGCATGTTTATGCTTTgccttaaactaaaaaaaaaaaacaagaatacaaaaaaaaaaaaacggtccaCAAAAGCCTTCCATTGTAGATTGATCTATGAATTATAAAATTGCATGAACATGAACATAATTGAACATACTTTACATTAAACAAAACGTGAACTTCTTTAAACattataataatgaaaaaaggcaaacaaattttgggagtgCTACTGGGGATATGGGATCAAAAAAACTGCTCACTATGGTTACAAATAGTTAAGccctgtttattaatttttgtttttcatttttaacatgAACAAATAATGATTTTTGGCCAATTGAatgatgatttttaaaataaattataaaattttaattgttgaaaaaaaatactgatcTAAGAACAATTAACACTAGGTAAGTGTTTTCAGTTTCAAAAACGCTCTGAAATCAGGATTTTATTCAAACGATGAATTATTATGAATCTTTTTACAAATGTTagggtcaatataaaaaaaaagttagaacttaataaaaaaataaatttttagatgTTTAATAAACCAATACTTACCGTGACCAATAAAGTCTGAGTCAATCATATTTCTCACAGGCTCATATGTTGTACTGTCCACGGCATAGTCCGCTGAAATATCATAGGGCATCGTCTGTTGAGGCGTCACTGATGCTGAATAGCCATACGGACTTCCGTATCCAACTTCATTGCTTGAATATCCATAGctaggaaattttttatttcgattttggttttttttttttgtggttttatggtttttttttttgattttttggttgtttttggGATTTGGAGGGTATTTGCCAAATTGTTTTTTGTCATAGAAAATAGAGAAAAAAGggaattttgttttggtttttttgtcgaattttgttttttttttttttttgttgggagtTTCAAGGAAACACACACaaatatataaatttgattttttttttttgtttttttttgttttgaaaggaacaaaaagagaaattaattaattaagagTATGCATGTGAAGAGGTATGATGAATAAATATGTTTAATGAAATGCAAAATGTGGTAATCAAAAGTTGTATACCCATTGTAACTGTGATGTAATTGATCACTGCTAGACGGCGTTTGTGTATCGAACACTGAACTGTCGGGGGCTGCATCACTTTGGGCACGCATTTGCGCTCGATGAAATCGCACTTCGTCTTCGACTTTTTCACGTTGTTTCTTCGACATTCGACCGAATTTTACGGctgtaaataaaatattaatagaaaaaaaacattaaaaatgtgacgtaaaattgaaaataatatagtATTTTACACTTAAACTGGCATTTCAGTCAccattttataattatttgatttttttgagaaaaaaaaaaagtttaaaaggtAATTTCTAGTGAAACGAGGAAATTGAATCCATGCTTTTAAATAGAATAGCCTTTTTGTCGAATCCTATAAAATGGTTTGAAACATCAAACGCAGTGGTTCAAATGGATCaaatgacagaaaaaaaatttactgttgTTCAGAAAGAAGCTTCAGCTCTAAAATAAttcttttgcaaataaaatttttgtgaagcctttgaaaaacaaaaatgaaggtCTTGGAAAACAAATTTCGCATAATTGACATTTTAAAAGGTACGCTACCAAAACCGTAAAAGAACGCAGatgttcaaaaagtttaggtacatgttttttttttgtctcaacaAAATTTAGATACATACACTAACCAAGGACTGAAGCAATTGCCAAtcgcttttatttttaaatcaccGTATTTATCTGATTTTGGTAGCGTGCCAAAGCTTCTTTAGGTCAATTTTGTTACTGTTGGATATCCAAAACCTCGAATCACTTCAAAGAGACTACGcagtaatacatttttttatatgataatCCAGAAACCCCAGACttcgaaaaaccaaaatttagaAAATCCGGAATCCTGAAAATTCat
Proteins encoded in this region:
- the LOC129907720 gene encoding probable nuclear hormone receptor HR3 isoform X2; the encoded protein is MYTSRMFDMWSSVTSKLEAHANTLVQTNVQSPTQNNSSGSIKAQIEIIPCKVCGDKSSGVHYGVITCEGCKGFFRRSQSSVVNYQCPRNKQCVVDRVNRNRCQYCRLQKCLKLGMSRDAVKFGRMSKKQREKVEDEVRFHRAQMRAQSDAAPDSSVFDTQTPSSSDQLHHSYNGYGYSSNEVGYGSPYGYSASVTPQQTMPYDISADYAVDSTTYEPVRNMIDSDFIGHADGDINEVLIKTLAEAHANTNTKLEIVHEMFRKPQDVTRILYYKNLGQEELWLDCAEKLTQMIQNIIEFAKLIPGFMRLSQDDQILLLKTGSFELAIVRMSRLLDLSQNAVLYGDVMLPQEAFYTSDSYEMRLVSCIFETAKSIAELKLTETELALYQSLVLLWPERNGVRGNTEIQRLFNLSMNAIRQELEANHAPLKGDVTVLDTLLNKIPTFRELSIMHMDALSKFKQEHTNLVFPALYKELFSIDSPQDLT